One Mustela nigripes isolate SB6536 chromosome 5, MUSNIG.SB6536, whole genome shotgun sequence DNA segment encodes these proteins:
- the LOC132017419 gene encoding UL16-binding protein 2-like isoform X1 has product MGPTAATKFRERLPLLFLLLLLPAIAAAPSGLGVGATRGGDALSISCHYFITSQAKPGQPWCEVQGQINGKTFLFYDCQTKEFKPIDPWGRKLKDPSFWQQKEETVKLLVEELRKKLLDIKAENFTKSGTGSLTMQGRLMCERGADGHTRASWQFCFNEPITYRFDPNNRKWTVDHSGGQQVKDMLDGDRELTMLLVRTSNGDCQSWLQQVWEHWDETQETTGAPATTLHVALFKGAAIRPIASVFLVVLKHSILLVVQGIVL; this is encoded by the exons ATGGGACCCACGGCCGCCACCAAGTTCAGGGAGCGCTTGCCGCTCCtgtttctcctgctgctgctgcctgcgATCGCGGCGGCGCCCTCGGGGTTGGGCGTGGGCGCGACACGCGGCGGAG ATGCTCTCTCGATTTCCTGCCATTACTTCATCACATCTCAGGCCAAGCCTGGACAACCGTGGTGTGAGGTTCAAGGCCAGATCAATggcaaaacatttcttttctatgACTGTCAGACCAAGGAGTTCAAACCCATTGATCCTTGGGGGAGGAAGCTGAAGGACCCATCATTTTGGCAGCAAAAGGAGGAAACTGTGAAACTCCTGGTGGAAGAGCTCAGAAAGAAACTGCTGGACATCAAAGCAGAGAATTTCACTAAGAGCG ggacaggttCTCTCACCATGCAGGGGAGGCTCATGTGTGAGCGTGGGGCCGATGGACACACCAGAGCATCCTGGCAGTTTTGCTTCAATGAGCCGATAACCTACCGCTTTGACCCGAACAACAGAAAGTGGACAGTGGATCATTCTGGAGGCCAACAGGTTAAGGACATGTTGGATGGTGACAGAGAGCTGACCATGCTGCTCGTGAGGACCTCCAACGGAGACTGTCAGAGCTGGCTCCAGCAAGTGTGGGAGCACTGGGATGAAACCCAGGAGACCACAG GAGCACCAGCCACAACACTGCATGTAGCTCTGTTCAAAGGCGCAGCCATCAGGCCGATCGCTTCCGTCTTCCTTGTGGTCCTCAAGCACTCAATCCTCCTTGTCGTCCAAGGCATAGTCCTATGA
- the LOC132017419 gene encoding UL16-binding protein 2-like isoform X2, with amino-acid sequence MGPTAATKFRERLPLLFLLLLLPAIAAAPSGLGVGATRGGDALSISCHYFITSQAKPGQPWCEVQGQINGKTFLFYDCQTKEFKPIDPWGRKLKDPSFWQQKEETVKLLVEELRKKLLDIKAENFTKSGSLTMQGRLMCERGADGHTRASWQFCFNEPITYRFDPNNRKWTVDHSGGQQVKDMLDGDRELTMLLVRTSNGDCQSWLQQVWEHWDETQETTGAPATTLHVALFKGAAIRPIASVFLVVLKHSILLVVQGIVL; translated from the exons ATGGGACCCACGGCCGCCACCAAGTTCAGGGAGCGCTTGCCGCTCCtgtttctcctgctgctgctgcctgcgATCGCGGCGGCGCCCTCGGGGTTGGGCGTGGGCGCGACACGCGGCGGAG ATGCTCTCTCGATTTCCTGCCATTACTTCATCACATCTCAGGCCAAGCCTGGACAACCGTGGTGTGAGGTTCAAGGCCAGATCAATggcaaaacatttcttttctatgACTGTCAGACCAAGGAGTTCAAACCCATTGATCCTTGGGGGAGGAAGCTGAAGGACCCATCATTTTGGCAGCAAAAGGAGGAAACTGTGAAACTCCTGGTGGAAGAGCTCAGAAAGAAACTGCTGGACATCAAAGCAGAGAATTTCACTAAGAGCG gttCTCTCACCATGCAGGGGAGGCTCATGTGTGAGCGTGGGGCCGATGGACACACCAGAGCATCCTGGCAGTTTTGCTTCAATGAGCCGATAACCTACCGCTTTGACCCGAACAACAGAAAGTGGACAGTGGATCATTCTGGAGGCCAACAGGTTAAGGACATGTTGGATGGTGACAGAGAGCTGACCATGCTGCTCGTGAGGACCTCCAACGGAGACTGTCAGAGCTGGCTCCAGCAAGTGTGGGAGCACTGGGATGAAACCCAGGAGACCACAG GAGCACCAGCCACAACACTGCATGTAGCTCTGTTCAAAGGCGCAGCCATCAGGCCGATCGCTTCCGTCTTCCTTGTGGTCCTCAAGCACTCAATCCTCCTTGTCGTCCAAGGCATAGTCCTATGA